One Conger conger chromosome 7, fConCon1.1, whole genome shotgun sequence genomic window, CTTACAAAACCCAAGTGTCAGCATAACAGCTCACTCCCAAAAGGCAACATACAAGGGGAAAGTCTCAGGACCTGTATAGCGAAGGCTAGTTAGCCGTTTTTAAAATGGACCCCGGACAGCTTGTCTGTGCGTTTGAGAGTGAGGGCAATGGCTTCATCAGGcttttactgtatgtgtctgccTTCATTCTTTGGCTGAAGAGTGAGGTGGGAGCCAGCAGTGGCCTCTTTAACAgacgtcaccttcctgtcacttcTGACATTTCAGTTCATACCCAACATCTCCACGCCTGCACACGCACATCTGCTCAAGGCTCATGTACCTGCTCTCCCTCACAAACACAGTCTgcgtctgtctgtttctcctaCAGAATACACAGAGTGAGCAGAAAACAGCAGGGTAGAAGCCATTTGAATAAATTACACTATGCACCcccccatatatatatataacacaataacaaaacaaaaacacaacactcaGTTCATGTTCAGACATGACCGTGAGAAACCCAAGAGTAAGTAAGCACGTTGAAGGAATATACCGTTTTCCCtgaagcatttcttttttttttttagcttgttttaaattattcttTGAGGTGCAAAGTTAGCAATCCGAAATCCTAATCTCCGCGCTCTGTGCTGAGCCGAAGCATCTTTGGGATGGGGGCTGGGAGGCCTCCGGGGGCAAAAGACAGGGCTCTGGGAGAGCGATAATCGCAGTCCTTCTGCAGGTCCACAGCATCACATCTCTGAGAGGGAACAGCACAGTACAACACAACGACAGCAGGGTTTACTCCATTTCACTCTCAAGACCGGGATGAAATATCTCATATTGCCAGGGATGCGTTTGGTAAGAAATGATCAGACATCACCCTCATAGTCTGTCCACATAATATATTCTAATGCTCCTCGCATCAATTAAGTGAATTAGAGGCAGGCAGAATTACTTTTGCACATTGGTTACATGACAGATGTGAAGTGATACCATCTAGAATATAAAGTGTCTACctgctaattattattttcagtttcataTTGGAAGAAGggtaaaatattttgtataaaTCTGtgataaaaatgcaattaaacgTTATTAAACCCCTCTATAATAGCACATAATTACATCTCCAACTTGATGATGATTTTGATAATGAATCTCATGTcctggggctgcagtgtctcagCTTTCCATTCGGAGTCCCCTGGGCCAACTCATCTTCAGTTAGCTTCCGCAGTAAAATTTGAAGTACAGGTttgaaaaagtttttaaaaagcacCATGGCCCTCCAGGAAGAAAGATAAAGGGCAGAATATGTCCGAACCAGTCATATATACaaacaggttttgaaacagaaatCTTTCTTCATACTGTTCCTACAATATCAGATGCGTTCTCAGGGGTCGCGTTAACGTAGAATTCTGCGTTTTTTTCGCAGATAAAGAGAGccaaaacacagaaatgtaGGCTACTGCGTTCTTTTTTAAACGATTAAAACGGGCAATGACCAAAACTTGAACCATGGCAACATTATTTATGCTATTTCTTTGAGCCAATCGTTTTGCTGTCTGgcatttgaattatttatagATCATAGTATTCACACAACCGTCATAACATTGCAGGATCCAAAAGAAACCGCTTCGTTTGCATGAGAACTCAAAAACGAGATATCTTTACTAAATATATATCTAGAGGAACATATTACATTTGATTAGTTTTCATAAAAAACGTCACTGCACGTGGGAAAAAAAGGAGGCTAGTATTACCGGGGTAAAATTATAAGATTATAATGAAAAGTGGATTCGGAATACACTACCTCTTTCGCAACAAGCCGCCAATGGTAAGATTAAAGAGATGAAAAAGCTCAATTGTTCATGCCCGCTGTGGTAAGGTTGTATTTGAATAGCTAATTATTATCTGCCTGTGTGAGAATAATTATATATTGTACGATGTTTGATGGTATGGGCTTTTAAATTCGCAGGTCTTGTTTTTGTAGGTTATATCACAGCCGTTCGATTTTCTCCTGTTAATTAGGGCAAATAACTTGTGCCTGTCACGAGCGGACGCAGGGTATATAGGGAAGGGTGTTACATTGTTGGTTTTGGTGTATGTGAAGCCTGTGTTCTCATTGTCGTGTGCTTAGTCTTACTGTAATATTGATTGTATTTACATAATCATGTTTTTGTACGAGTTTGAATAGTTAGGACGACGATCGCCGTTTGCCGTAATACAGTATTGTCATCGGATTAGCTCCGAGATCGAGGCATAGCGGATGTGGAAAATGTATTCCACATCCTAGTCGGCCTACCGACTTTTTCCACAGGTTTACCCCCCTAAATTTATTTCTGCCTACGCCACTGTAGCTTGCACAAAATtagtaaataaaacataaatcacTCATATGTGTATTACTAAAGTttgcaaaaatgcattggtCATAACTACAGAATATCATCTTATTTCATCCTGCTTCTGTTACAAGTGTCATAATACTAttatgaacaacaacaaaaaaattattgagTGGATGTATTATGGCAAAAAAAGTGAATTAGTGTAAAATGCAGATTGCAGTGTGCTGAGAACTGATGGCGAATGAGGATGTGCATACGTGTGCGTGGGGACGGGAAAACGCGACGCTTCCTCACCAGACAGGGCTTCGATGGGCTGGCCTGAGTGGAGGGTGCCCACTGCGCTGCCTTTGTCCTCGAAAGCCACCCTGGACTTCTCGGGGCCCCCGTCGGCGCTGATCAGGGGCCCGGCCTTGGGATGCACGCCCAGCTCGATCAGCTCCTCGAAGCTCCAGGGCCCCACCCTGCCGTTCAGGCCCGGCAGCAGCCCCATCTTGGAGTCCTCGTTCAGGAACTCGGAGCCCTCCACCAGCAGGGCCTTGGGCGTCGGGCTGCGgggaatggagagagacaggagaggggagagggttaAAGGAAGGGCGAAGATGTAAGATACATCTCAATGCCTTTCACAACTTCAGTCTCTACTTCTGGTACTACATGGTTTTTCTTATCTACAGGTGCATGAAGCCCTTTGTCACCTGGGACTGAATATGTGACTCAAATCCCAATCCACTTAAACATGAAATGATCTTTTTCAGGAGGTTATGAATCTCCACAGGCCACCACATTGACATATGGTCAATtaaaatttaatatttaatactcAAATATTGAAGCACGACTGGTCAAATGTACTCAAGTCGACTGCCTTGAGCGGAGGGCAAATTCAGCCTGAATAAGCTCTCTATTCAGAGGAGAGGAATGTGCACCTGCCACATACCTGACAGCCCCTGGGTCCCTCTGAGACAAGATGCTTCTGTTCTCCTTGTTGTCCATCTCCGACTTCTTGATCATGCTCCCCTCCTGCTCTGCCATTGGCCCTTCATCTTGGAGGCTCCAGCCCTCTGCCTCAAACTCCGCCTCTCCATAGGCGCAGTCCCCCTCCTTTGGGTCGTCGTCTGCACAAAGAGGCTGCAGTTTAATATGGAGTCTAAAAAGATGTCAGAGGCTGTTTCCACACAGAAAGATGGGTACCTTTGGCCTCGCTGTCCTCttcctcattttcatcaagCATGCCCTTCTCATCGTCTCTCTGCAACAGACGAAAGCACGAAAGCCAGACCTCAGTTCCGTACGATGCAAAATGTGCAGTAAATGTCAAATGTTGTGATTTGAAACCTGGCAACAATCTCTGTGCCCTGTGAACCTGTGGCTTCTGTCTGTACTGCATTTGGATGAAACACGTAATTTTTATCCAAGGACAGTTCTCAGTAGTGGACAGCAAAGCAAAATAAAGGTCCTGTAGAGGCTGAAAAACAGCCAGTGAATTGGACCACTTGCAAGTGGTATCTCAATTACAAgtacaaaaatgtcattttcttcaAAAACGGATTGATCAAAATGAATTTGACACCTGATGATCGAACATCTGAATTATGGCACAAAGACGTGGGTACTTGGATAAAATGAATAGCGTGAGCAAACTGTCTGGCAGTAAACAGTATTAATGACTTTTCAGTCCTCAGAGATGCATGCCTGCAGTTGAGATGCAACAGAATGTTTTTAAGACCGTGTGAATGGTGGTAATTTACTTTTACCTTATAATCATTTTGGTCTGTTTTTCTTGTCCTCTTCATAATTTCTTCGATTCTCTGAAAAGGCACACAGGGAGGTGAGAACCCAGCGAACACAAGACATTCTCACAAAGTGGCCATAATCGTGTCAAACAGTGAAAAAACATTAAAGTAACACTAAGAACATAGTTAGCTGGGCATGGAGGGACTGCAGCGGacagtgttagcgttagcctcTTGCCTTCCTCCTCTGCATGCGCTCCTGCTGGTTCTGCTGCatgatcctctctctctcctgccgcTGCATCTCCGCCTCCACCAGGGCCCGGGCCTCCGCCTCCTCGCGCTGTGATGGGTCAAGCGCTCAGTCAATCAACCGGCCAATCAAAACATCTTCTGTACATCAAATACTAACAATTTACAAGCTCTTTTAATTCTCATTATGACATGGAATCGTTGGGTCAACATGGATTGTACTAATTTTACTTACTGAATCACACAGATTATATGaattatgaacataaaaaaaccaGCAGGAAAGCAACATTTGCagtgaaacaaaacaataattctTTCAGCTGAAATGCTAATCATCACACAGTACAACCCGATGGGGGGGTTCCTTTACTAGGGAGTACCTAGCCATCTGGAAAagctaaataccaaataaatacatttgtttcactGCAATGGTTGCTCTCCTGTTGTTTTAAGCTGCATCCATGAATCTGTCAGGTTTTCTGGGCAGTTAACACAGTTATTAACACAGTTATTAACTCAGTCAGGGGACTCACCTCTTTCTGGAGCTCGGCCTGTCTCTCCTGTTCCTCAATCTCCAGTCTCACTCGCTCCTCCTCGGCCACAAGGGCCTGCTGCGCCTCCAGGAtcttcctctcctccgccctcctcttctcctcctcctcccgacgcaccctctcctcctccgccacgcgctcctcctcctccttcctcagCCTACGGGGACAGACAATCATTTGCGGCTCTTACTGTGGACCTCAAGCAATTTCAGAGCGTCAGTGGAGCTGACTAGAAATAAAACTGCTCGACACAAGAGTAAATCACTTATCTAATCTTGACACTTTCCGATTCCGTCTGaatattttaaagacaaaattTCAACTTCAACCGCTATTCAATTTAAAACTGAAGCTCTTATCCCACTTAAGAACACTCACTTATCTCACTGCTTTGACTGTGCATAGTTTAAATCAGGTTTTACCTTCTCTGCAGAGGTTTGCATTTATGGAAAAATGCCCCCTGGGATATAAGGCATCATGAAGTCTGCGATTCTGCGATTCTGTTGCATTTGCCTTGTCGTGGCTAGCTCAAAATATTAAGTTTTAGCTCTCAATGGGGCACCCTAAAATAAAGGTTtatgcccctccctctccccgctgCTCCCCCCTGAGCcgcacctctcctcctcctccctctgcactctcagctgctcctctctctccttctgctccCGGGCCAGACGGCGGTTCTCAGATAGCATCTTGGCGGCGGCCTCGGCTGATGTGGTTCCCGCGATGGCCTTGGAGTCTGTGGGGAGACAGAAGCAGGGCTCAGGCTGACAGCTGGGTCACACGCAGCAGCACTGGAATGATCCACGGCAACAAGCCCGAGTGTTGGGATTCAAGCCGGAGCGCTGGGATTCAGGTCGGAATGCCGGGATTTAACTGGAGCCACCAGCAAAACTCACGTGAAGCTAACCTTGGTGGGCAGACATATGCCATGTTCCCGATAAGGCTTTCACTCCTTCTTGACTCTTAAAGTAGAATTTTTGACATACAAGTGGCTCGGGACAGCAATACATACAGAAAACAGAGAATACCATTTGTTTCAAAGATTTGAAGTGACTATTCATGGATCTGAATCACaatatgctttaaaaaattGACATAAAATATGAAGAGGGGCACATTACATATAATACTGTATAACAAATTAATTGGGCAAAACCACTGCATTATGTGCTTTGAGCACAGCGTAAAGGGTGCAGTCAGTTTGTGGTCAGTAGATTTAGCAACGCCACGTTCTGACTCACAGAAAACTCTTTCGCCTCCCTCAAAGTGAGACGCTAATGGAGAAAATGGGGAGAGCCCACTCATCCCCACTCTAAAACCTGTCTTTCACAGCTAGAGccgagcacacacacaatattgtCTGTCTACTTCCGGAACAAAAGGAAGCTTCCGAAATCTTACATGACTACACAAGCGCTGCAGTTCAGCTGTGTTCCCAGCAGATGGTGCTGGGTGCATTGGCATAAAGTGCAGCTGGAAGGTCTTGACTTGGCTTTTCTTTGTACTGTGCTGCCATGTCACTTCCTATGGGCTGTGAGGTCAGCGCAGTCACCCCCACTGTCAGGGCCCAACTGTTACCCACCATTCTGCACCCCCTGGCTTCTGTCCGGGATATTAAAACCTGGGTTCCTTCACACTACAAGGTATCTGCCTGTGACAAACTGAAAATGCGTAGCAATTTGTTTACATGGCTACTTCTGAATTGTCAATGACTAGCAAATACAAGCGCCCTTTCACTAATACTGGTTCCACCTCACTCTAAAACTGCATAGTCATTAACAGAAAACCGCTTCCTAAATTCTAGCCTCCGTGCTGAAAGTTGGCTGACGGCAAAGTGTGCAGCGTTGCTGCCCACAGGCATTCTGACGAGAGATAAATTCTCTTTAGGAGAACTCTTCTTAACTCAGCTCAGATGCTGGAAaggggatttaaaaaaactctTACCGGTGAAAAGCGTGCTGGTGCCCGAGTGAACGCATCGGATGGAACACACCGCACCCCGCTCACTCACCATCTTTATTCTTGCCGCTCGGCGCGTTGCTGGGCGGGGGGGTCTCTGCAGGCTGGGGGGTGACTGGCTGCCCTGGGGTGCTGTCTTTCGGTTTGGAGTCCCTCTTGCGGAGGGTGGGGGGCCCTGTGGGGGTTAGGGCCGGGCGCTGGATGGGAGGGGGcctggagctgggctgtggggacGGGGGCCTCTGTTTGGCTGAGCTAGGCGAAGGGGGGCGGTTTCGTGGGCTCTGTCTGTTGTAGAGAATAGCGAAGCACTGTGAGGGCGCCACACCACAAACCAAACTTACATAAACCCTTTTAAAAAAGTGCATAGAATTTCAACCTggcctgggtcaattacataattgttttggatttaaatactttcaggcGATTAttttatcttgcctggtgcaattgagccaaccaagaggagcaGAAAGCAGGGTCTGcatgagagtatttcataggactcaatacaccagacaagctcagtaaagcattgacaagtatttgaatccaagagatgtaattgacccaggtttgaTTTCAACCAAATGGGTTACTAGTATGATTAGTTTGTCTTGAGATTAATCTTTTCAGGTTGTGCAAAGTGAGACTATGAGGAGATTTGATTGAGagttttaacccttgtgttgccAGGGTCAAACATGACCTACCCTTGCTGCACCCCTTGTGATAAAAGCCTTcactgaattttaaaccccaaatcatCAATAAATCACCAAACAGTTGTTTTACTTCAGAGTAGCACAAGAAAGACaaacaaaggttttcacctTGGATAGGACCATTTTTGACCCTGACAAGTGAGGaaaacacaagggttaaagtgcACACAAAATTAAAGCACAAGAGTTGAGTGGAAAAGACAGGTGGAATTTTGTCACACCATGGTAGCGCTTGTCTGGTCATGCAGTAGATGCAGAGACCCTCTAGGACCTAGGTATTCTAGGTATTCAAAGCAGCACGGGATGTTAGGGGCTGAATGTTCTGTGTATTGCATTCTTATGTTCCTCACATATCAAATCTACAGCATATGACTGCTCACAGAGGTGAGACCAAGAGCTAGTAGGGACAGAAGGTCACTGGCGACAGCCAGGGTTGTTAAACTAAAGCTATGATAGTCTCTGATGTACGCAAATTACTAGTGCTAAACAGGAAGAAAATTGACTATGTAAGCAAATCGGAGCTGCTCAGTTCTGGTTTGGCGCCAATACAATTTCACACTTTCTCAACCCTTCAGAAAAAGGGCAGAACAGCAATGAGCtaaaccaaccctgttcctggagaaataccatcctgtaggttcattccaaccctaagaAAACACACTTCATTCATccctgagctgctaattagtagaatcaggtgtgccaaattagggaaatgaaaattaaaatgtaaattaaatcttGCAGGACATTAAACCTCCAGAATTGATTAACGTCGTGTAAAGAGCCCGCGCTACGTGTGTGACCGGGTCTTACTTGGCCGTGGCGGGGGAGGCGGGTCTCTTGCTGGTGTTGGAGGGCGGGGACACAGGGGAAGGCGAGCGCCGGCGGCTGGGACCGCTGGAGGGCGAGGCCGGCCGCTTGGTCCCCGGGGACGAGAAGCGCTTCTCGCTTTTCTGAGATCGGAAGCGAGAGGAGAATAGCACAGCATGCCGTCAGTTACCCATCAGCCAGCATTCATTCAGAGGAAACTGAGCCTGCGCTTCTAGCGCACCATCCTATAGTGTGAGCCGCAGAAAGGGCCTCCGTGCCCTGAAAAACAACACTGATGCGGATACGTGGCGTCACCGGAGAGGCCATCAGAACAGGAAAGGTAATTGGATATGTAGCGTTAGATTTCAAAACGAAATGTCAGTCTCGGGGCTGGTTTTAGCTGGGTGCCGAGACCCAGAGCACTTCAGACTGCTTTGAGCGTTACGGGCCTTTTCTTAACCTCAGGAAGTGGGGGGCGGTGAGCAGTAGGCAGCCCTAATTATATTCATCTATTTCTGCAGCTCATGTGCTGTGATTAGTTTGAGTAGAAGGAATGGATGCAGCACTGCCAACCTCCTGAGAGAGCGGCAAATTCTGTTCACCATCACACCTTGTACCCCCCACTGCATCTCATTATGACTGACTCTACCACACTCAGATAATCTCAGACATTCCCCaatgtataaatgcatgaaCAAAAAGACATTATATGAATCTTCTACAGTTAATTTGTCTATTCTGTTTTCACTCTTCCCAACTGCTTTTCCACATTCCCTGAAAGTTAGCTATCAACTGTAGCAGGTTCAGTCCTTTTTCATATGGCTTTAACCATTTCATCATACTCCTTGCTTTTATTCTCAATTCTATCTATGCTTTGAGCTCAAATGCATGTTAAAGTTGCTACATATATGTATAGGAATAATATTTAACTACTGTATACTtattattagcatttcaaaGCACAGCACCT contains:
- the LOC133132452 gene encoding ensconsin-like isoform X5; the protein is MAEVAMSLKGMRAQMAAAAQAQADERRSQALSSTGSEEAESPASSTESPGARPVIDGSALRIDDKLRVAKERREEQDKQQVTRESQIQERERKTKQQYERQMEERQRKLEEQRRKEGQRRAAAEEKRKLKQEEEREHYEAVLRRTVERSQKLDQRQKRWSWGGGLTADSGDSGGPTVVTPSSPVKSRRKASTEVDKRSASAMNLKQQSDSVVSKRLSSSSAAITKSPEKSTKPRSSSLSRLHNNTSHPAKDPLKPPQVEQTASASPLHLSRGPLRSHSTDRQKGSDGSARSSQKSEKRFSSPGTKRPASPSSGPSRRRSPSPVSPPSNTSKRPASPATAKQSPRNRPPSPSSAKQRPPSPQPSSRPPPIQRPALTPTGPPTLRKRDSKPKDSTPGQPVTPQPAETPPPSNAPSGKNKDDSKAIAGTTSAEAAAKMLSENRRLAREQKEREEQLRVQREEEERLRKEEEERVAEEERVRREEEEKRRAEERKILEAQQALVAEEERVRLEIEEQERQAELQKEREEAEARALVEAEMQRQERERIMQQNQQERMQRRKRIEEIMKRTRKTDQNDYKRDDEKGMLDENEEEDSEAKDDDPKEGDCAYGEAEFEAEGWSLQDEGPMAEQEGSMIKKSEMDNKENRSILSQRDPGAVSPTPKALLVEGSEFLNEDSKMGLLPGLNGRVGPWSFEELIELGVHPKAGPLISADGGPEKSRVAFEDKGSAVGTLHSGQPIEALSEM
- the LOC133132452 gene encoding ensconsin-like isoform X6 → MAEVAMSLKGMRAQMAAAAQAQADERRSQALSSTGSEEAESPASSTESPGARPVIDGSALRIDDKLRVAKERREEQDKQQVTRESQIQERERKTKQQYERQMEERQRKLEEQRRKEGQRRAAAEEKRKLKQEEEREHYEAVLRRTVERSQKLDQRQKRWSWGGGLTADSGDSGGPTVVTPSSPVKSRRKASTEASASPLHLSRGPLRSHSTDRQKGSDGSARSSQKSEKRFSSPGTKRPASPSSGPSRRRSPSPVSPPSNTSKRPASPATAKQSPRNRPPSPSSAKQRPPSPQPSSRPPPIQRPALTPTGPPTLRKRDSKPKDSTPGQPVTPQPAETPPPSNAPSGKNKDDSKAIAGTTSAEAAAKMLSENRRLAREQKEREEQLRVQREEEERLRKEEEERVAEEERVRREEEEKRRAEERKILEAQQALVAEEERVRLEIEEQERQAELQKEREEAEARALVEAEMQRQERERIMQQNQQERMQRRKRIEEIMKRTRKTDQNDYKRDDEKGMLDENEEEDSEAKDDDPKEGDCAYGEAEFEAEGWSLQDEGPMAEQEGSMIKKSEMDNKENRSILSQRDPGAVSPTPKALLVEGSEFLNEDSKMGLLPGLNGRVGPWSFEELIELGVHPKAGPLISADGGPEKSRVAFEDKGSAVGTLHSGQPIEALSEM
- the LOC133132452 gene encoding ensconsin-like isoform X4 → MAEVAMSLKGMRAQMAAAAQAQADERRSQALSSTGSEEAESPASSTESPGARPVIDGSALRIDDKLRVAKERREEQDKQQVTRESQIQERERKTKQQYERQMEERQRKLEEQRRKEGQRRAAAEEKRKLKQEEEREHYEAVLRRTVERSQKLDQRQKRWSWGGGLTADSGDSGGPTVVTPSSPVKSRRKASTEVDKRSASAMNLKQQSDSVVSKRLSSSSAAITKSPEKSTKPRSSSLSRLHNNTSHPAKDPLKPPQVEQTGPSQQKRSSSLSSGVGGKLLPSPKIERKAIKDEQASASPLHLSRGPLRSHSTDRQKGSDGSARSSQKSEKRFSSPGTKRPASPSSGPSRRRSPSPVSPPSNTSKRPASPATAKQSPRNRPPSPSSAKQRPPSPQPSSRPPPIQRPALTPTGPPTLRKRDSKPKDSTPGQPVTPQPAETPPPSNAPSGKNKDDSKAIAGTTSAEAAAKMLSENRRLAREQKEREEQLRVQREEEERLRKEEEERVAEEERVRREEEEKRRAEERKILEAQQALVAEEERVRLEIEEQERQAELQKEREEAEARALVEAEMQRQERERIMQQNQQERMQRRKRIEEIMKRTRKTDQNDYKRDDEKGMLDENEEEDSEAKDDDPKEGDCAYGEAEFEAEGWSLQDEGPMAEQEGSMIKKSEMDNKENRSILSQRDPGAVSPTPKALLVEGSEFLNEDSKMGLLPGLNGRVGPWSFEELIELGVHPKAGPLISADGGPEKSRVAFEDKGSAVGTLHSGQPIEALSEM
- the LOC133132452 gene encoding ensconsin-like isoform X3, whose product is MAEVAMSLKGMRAQMAAAAQAQADERRSQALSSTGSEEAESPASSTESPGARPVIDGSALRIDDKLRVAKERREEQDKQQVTRESQIQERERKTKQQYERQMEERQRKLEEQRRKEGQRRAAAEEKRKLKQEEEREHYEAVLRRTVERSQKLDQRQKRWSWGGGLTADSGDSGGPTVVTPSSPVKSRRKASTEVDKRSASAMNLKQQSDSVVSKRLSSSSAAITKSPEKSTKPRSSSLSRLHNNTSHPAKDPLKPPQVEQTGPSQQKRSSSLSSGVGGKLLPSPKIERKAIKDEQESRLYPRSASASPLHLSRGPLRSHSTDRQKGSDGSARSSQKSEKRFSSPGTKRPASPSSGPSRRRSPSPVSPPSNTSKRPASPATAKQSPRNRPPSPSSAKQRPPSPQPSSRPPPIQRPALTPTGPPTLRKRDSKPKDSTPGQPVTPQPAETPPPSNAPSGKNKDDSKAIAGTTSAEAAAKMLSENRRLAREQKEREEQLRVQREEEERLRKEEEERVAEEERVRREEEEKRRAEERKILEAQQALVAEEERVRLEIEEQERQAELQKEREEAEARALVEAEMQRQERERIMQQNQQERMQRRKRIEEIMKRTRKTDQNDYKRDDEKGMLDENEEEDSEAKDDDPKEGDCAYGEAEFEAEGWSLQDEGPMAEQEGSMIKKSEMDNKENRSILSQRDPGAVSPTPKALLVEGSEFLNEDSKMGLLPGLNGRVGPWSFEELIELGVHPKAGPLISADGGPEKSRVAFEDKGSAVGTLHSGQPIEALSEM
- the LOC133132452 gene encoding ensconsin-like isoform X2: MAEVAMSLKGMRAQMAAAAQAQADERRSQALSSTGSEEAESPASSTESPGARPVIDGSALRIDDKLRVAKERREEQDKQQVTRESQIQERERKTKQQYERQMEERQRKLEEQRRKEGQRRAAAEEKRKLKQEEEREHYEAVLRRTVERSQKLDQRQKRWSWGGGLTADSGDSGGPTVVTPSSPVKSRRKASTEVDKRSASAMNLKQQSDSVVSKRLSSSSAAITKSPEKSTKPRSSSLSRLHNNTSHPAKDPLKPPQVEQTGPSQQKRSSSLSSGVGGKLLPSPKIERKAIKDEQARRPPATPLENSALSRLLTSTKASLARSKSSAALSAEGSDPQASASPLHLSRGPLRSHSTDRQKGSDGSARSSQKSEKRFSSPGTKRPASPSSGPSRRRSPSPVSPPSNTSKRPASPATAKQSPRNRPPSPSSAKQRPPSPQPSSRPPPIQRPALTPTGPPTLRKRDSKPKDSTPGQPVTPQPAETPPPSNAPSGKNKDDSKAIAGTTSAEAAAKMLSENRRLAREQKEREEQLRVQREEEERLRKEEEERVAEEERVRREEEEKRRAEERKILEAQQALVAEEERVRLEIEEQERQAELQKEREEAEARALVEAEMQRQERERIMQQNQQERMQRRKRIEEIMKRTRKTDQNDYKRDDEKGMLDENEEEDSEAKDDDPKEGDCAYGEAEFEAEGWSLQDEGPMAEQEGSMIKKSEMDNKENRSILSQRDPGAVSPTPKALLVEGSEFLNEDSKMGLLPGLNGRVGPWSFEELIELGVHPKAGPLISADGGPEKSRVAFEDKGSAVGTLHSGQPIEALSEM
- the LOC133132452 gene encoding ensconsin-like isoform X1, producing the protein MAEVAMSLKGMRAQMAAAAQAQADERRSQALSSTGSEEAESPASSTESPGARPVIDGSALRIDDKLRVAKERREEQDKQQVTRESQIQERERKTKQQYERQMEERQRKLEEQRRKEGQRRAAAEEKRKLKQEEEREHYEAVLRRTVERSQKLDQRQKRWSWGGGLTADSGDSGGPTVVTPSSPVKSRRKASTEVDKRSASAMNLKQQSDSVVSKRLSSSSAAITKSPEKSTKPRSSSLSRLHNNTSHPAKDPLKPPQVEQTGPSQQKRSSSLSSGVGGKLLPSPKIERKAIKDEQARRPPATPLENSALSRLLTSTKASLARSKSSAALSAEGSDPQESRLYPRSASASPLHLSRGPLRSHSTDRQKGSDGSARSSQKSEKRFSSPGTKRPASPSSGPSRRRSPSPVSPPSNTSKRPASPATAKQSPRNRPPSPSSAKQRPPSPQPSSRPPPIQRPALTPTGPPTLRKRDSKPKDSTPGQPVTPQPAETPPPSNAPSGKNKDDSKAIAGTTSAEAAAKMLSENRRLAREQKEREEQLRVQREEEERLRKEEEERVAEEERVRREEEEKRRAEERKILEAQQALVAEEERVRLEIEEQERQAELQKEREEAEARALVEAEMQRQERERIMQQNQQERMQRRKRIEEIMKRTRKTDQNDYKRDDEKGMLDENEEEDSEAKDDDPKEGDCAYGEAEFEAEGWSLQDEGPMAEQEGSMIKKSEMDNKENRSILSQRDPGAVSPTPKALLVEGSEFLNEDSKMGLLPGLNGRVGPWSFEELIELGVHPKAGPLISADGGPEKSRVAFEDKGSAVGTLHSGQPIEALSEM